ATTCATCCAGGCTGCAAAAGcataagaaattatttaaacttaACACTTCAATCATAACTGAATCAAAACTCTGCTTCATTGAGTTATTGAACAAGGTTTATCCAGATGAAGGTCAACAATTCTGTGAAGAAGACATTGGCATTGGCATTTGTGAAATGAACATAATGAATAGGGAATGGCATCAATATACTTAGACTATAGGAGAAGATATATTAGAGGGTGGGAAAATACTTAGCTGAATCTGGTCCATTATGAACCAAGACACAGACAAGTAAGTCCCCATGAAAAAAAATAGATCCATAATGGACCAGATCCACCTAAGAATTTCCCGGAGAGGAGGAGTACTTATATAGTACACACCTGCCAATGGTTTCGCACGAGAAGATGCGACAGCAAGTCCTGGAATCAATGTCTTGTCACCAACTTCGATTCCTAGAAGATCCAAATCTAAACTTGCACCAAACATAAATCTTGTTTCCAGTGATGAGACTTCCTCTCGAACAGCTGAATATGGGAAACTATAATCAGAATAGTTTATAGTTCAGCAAATTTTCAGCAAGACTTAAACATTTCTATGTTGAGAATGGCCTATGCTCGATTCCTCTATACACCATTTTAAAGAAACTGCTAGCGCAAATGAAATCTTCAAATATAAGGTAAATTTTCAGAATATTTTTGCAGGGCATAAAATTTTTGCATTGTCAATACAACTAAAGCAACGGTCATTGTGCATTAGTGCATGTACCTGAGAAAGGTAATTGGACAAACGCCCATTTCTCCCCGAACAGATTCTCAGGAAGTTCCATTGGGAAAGGATTATCCAATGCTAGAAGTGGTTTAGATCCCTTTTGAAAGCCAGGATGACGGGTATATAAAGTCTCGTATCGTTCTTCCAACCATAAAAGTAGTGATATACACTGAAAGCAAAACATGTCAGAATATGAATGTGAAGCAGTTCTAACAAGAAACTCAAGGCATACTGCAAAATGAGGAGACTACATAAATACAAGGACATTAAATTTGCTTATGCTTGCCCCTTGTGCATCCGGGAACCTGAATGTGTTGATGCAAGTGAGACATCAAAGGAATCCCTAAAATTCTGAGAAACTATTCAGTGCACCTGAAAATAGTTCATCTTCCACTCTCAAATATGTGGGGGCAACAGGCTATTTTCATCTGTGGAGCTCACTTTCATGTGAATGAAAATGCACTATTTCATGTAGATCATATGCACTTATCAATAAATCAGTTCTAAATTCTTATTGCAACCTATTATTAAAGGGAAATGGTGATATTTCTACTTGCCTAGCTTTGAATGAACAATGACAATTAAACTTTCTAACAATTCAACCAAACTAGAACTAATAGCAGAACAGGAGGGAACCCATTTGGTACTAACTAAATCTCAACCCCACAGCCACTTTTCACATTTGATTGATACCAATTCACATGCTTGACTTCAATAGCAAAGGAAAAATAATGtgacaaaaaaagaaaagaaaagaaaccaaACACACCCTTTTACTTGGAATAGGCCTTATATCCAGCTCTTTGCATGCTTTTGTTATAATTGTCTGCATTTGTGACCTATAAAACAAGAAGAAGCAAACCAGTCAACACCAACCATACTTAAACATTATTAAGAGCACAtaattacatatacatataaaatacaaaataccAACTAGAATCACCTGAAGAAACGAATTTTTTGCGGCCGAGGGACCCCAAGCTCTTCACTAATGGACACAATAGCATTCTTCAAAGTGATACTATTAATGACATTATTGGGAAAATACTTAGTGTATTGAAGTGATAATGAATCATCACACACAACAAGCTCCCAAACTTTCTTGCCTCTAATATCAAGTATAGGCCTAGAGCAAAAATCCAATTCCCACTCTATAATGCTATCTGGATCAGTTTCTGGGTCAAGATAGCTCATTTCTGCAGTTGGGTCATCTTCTTCATAGTCCTCAACCTCCAGTTCTTCTTGTGTTGAAACTGAGAGTTTGGGTATGGAGTTGGATTGGAAATGGTGGGGTTTATGGGTATTATTTGATGGTTTTATAGAGGAAAGGAAGGAAATTTTTGTGGGTTTTGAGACAGATGTGATTTTGGAGATGGGTTTGTGAGGTATTCTGGTAGGATTGAAGCTGAGAGTAGCCATGGGAGCTCTGTGAAAAGATAATTGAGTATTGGTGGTTTTTAGTTATATATCAACCACACATATTAGTTGGTGGTTATGGGCTGGGCATAAGATAGGATTGTCTGATCCATGAAGAATTTTGTAGGACCATGCCCCATAGCTTGAGGTGAAACCAACAAACAAGTCATGGCTTATGGGTTAGCCAATCAGCAAACTTAATTAACAGCATTAACAACTTGTTTGGTTGAAATTGTTCACTTCTTAGTGAAATTCACCATTTTAGGAAGTAACTTAATCAAGTTGTTTGAAATAAGATActttttctttagaaaagaaaagattttGACTTGAACCAAAcaaacttaattttaatattttttgaaaattttaaattacctCCAAGTaaacaaaatttaaagaataaaagaatattgtttaaaagttattaaaaaacaatttaatttaatatattttatttaaataattaaatgttttcatattttttatattattttctaaaagATAATTAAATTGTCATTCAgtttttagattaaaatatcaaatttatttctaaattatgcaatgagagaaaatataataaaattcattttaatttaattaacttgttaaaaggttaagtaaagtgaactattttaaaataaataaatggtgaattattttttatttaatttatttaacatcattaaatcttttaataatagttaaaacgtaattttaaataaaaaataatctaaaattTGACTATTACTCTCATCAttacataaatataaatttatttttctatttatctaTCTTAAATTCTCAGcaattttcttataaatattaaaagaataaagtttattaattttaaaataatttaataatgatgatatattaaaaaagataatatacaatttattatttttaattatattaatggcaAGGGTAGTTTTTAAGAGGGAGGGAGCAGTTAATTTTTGCTCATAACAAGTTCGtaatataaaaaactaaattccCCCTCCGTTATTCTCCTATTTCTCAGGTGTCTCCGCCCTGGAGAAGCAAGAAGCCGGAAGTTACTTCTACATCTTCTACGACCGCTGTACTCCTCCATGTAAACCCTAATATCTCTTTGCTCGTATAAAATCAAATCCATTTACTTCCATGTACTGTTCATGCACCGATATATGCTTTACGTATATTAGAGAGTGTGAAGGAGTTGTGCTTTGTTCATGTTCGGTAAATTGTCTATTAGAAAATCTCCCTTCTTCCCGTCATTTATACTGTCTAAAACGATATCATAATTGTTGTTGATTTCTGGGTTTCTTTCTCTATGGTTAAGCTCTTGAACTTCGCGGCTAAGACAGTGAGATTGGTGCCTTCAgttgatgcatgaacatgtgcTTTTTGTTTGAAAATTTAGGCGTGGATGAGAGTAAAATGTCGTTGAATATGATGCTTGTGTACTCTCTCCATAGGGACAGTGCAGTGCTAGTTGCAAACACCTTGTTTGTACATGATTGAATGtgtaatttagttttatttaatgGATAGGTACATAAAGGAGCAGGCTTTGTCTGATTAGAGGGATGGTGAAGTTCACCGGATATTCTTTGATTACTTCATTTACTCCATTTCATTCTATTATTCTTAAAAAACATCACAGATTACCATTAAATTTATGTAACAAGAATTCAACTAAGTCAAGAAGCCTGTCTACTTGTGCTCAAAAGCGTCACTTGCATGCAAAAGCTGGGATGGGTGCAGGGCAATATCTTCCTCCGTTGTTTAGGTGAGCTatgcatttttttatttttgtcgaCCCTGCTGTATCCAGCAAGTGCATTGATCCTAATTGTTTTGGTTGCTAAATTCCAGTGTTGCTCCAATGATGGACTGGACAGATAATCATTATAGGACCCTTGCCCGGCTTATATCAAAACATTCTTGGCTTTATACAGAGATGCTTGCAGCAGAAACCATTGTCTATCAACAGGGAAATTTGGTATGTATGTGAGAGGTGAATCTTCAGAGGAACTCATGGATGAGACTTTTGTTAGTTCCTTTTATTGTATTGGCAATGATAAGATGTTAGCATAAAGACAGGTTTTGAGCCAGCAATATTGCAACCAAAGGATTGAAGAGCTTGAGAGTGGgggtttgttttttattttttatttttttttatgactgTTGAGGTTGATTATGAAAAGAGGAAACTgtttgtattattttttttggataCTATATGGTGCTTGGATTAGATTTTGTTAGCTGATTTCAAtgatattcataaaaaaatttatgggTTGTgacatttttaataaaatgaatttgtgGCAGATATATGGTGGAAATGGGTAGTTTGATGAGATAGGGGGATTAGTATTCCTTATTTATGAGTTTATATCTAAAGATTACTAATTATATGTTTCTTTTATCTATTACTCAGGACAGGTTTTTGGCATATTCTCCTGAACAGCATCCCATTGTCCTGCAAATTGGTGGAAATAATTTGGACAACCTGGCAAAAGCAACTGAACTTGCCACGGCTTATGGCTATGATGAGATTAACTTCAAGTTAGAAGAATTCTTTTTGTCATGCTTAATATTgtattgcttttctttttctttttcagttgAATTCAGGTAGTTTTTTCTGTTCTTATAAACTATCAGTTGCGGTTGTCCAAGTCCAAGAGTAGCTGGGCACGGATGCTTTGGTGTTCGTCTTATGCTTGATCCAAAGGTTTGATCACCTTAACTGATTGTCAAATGCTTTTATATTTCTGTCTTATTCAAATGGGGCTCATATTATCATCTGGTGTTTACAAGGAAAGTTTGTTGGTGAAGCTATGTCAGTAATTGCAGCCAATACAAATGTTCCTGTTAGTGTTAAATGCCGAATTGGGGTAGATGATCATGATTCATACAATGAACTTTGTAAGGTCCCTTTTGTCTACATTCTTTGTCTCTTTTTaggttaaaaattttaattactataTTATTTGAATATGCATTGTCTTTTTGATATTGGACATGGAACAGATTGATATTGAGAAGTGTATCTTGACTTTGTTGTTTATTTCACTTTCAGGTGATTTTATCTATAAGGTTTCTTCTCTATCCCCAACTGAGCATTTTATAATACATTCACGGAAAGCTTTGCTCAATGGAATCAGTCCTGCTGATAACCGAAGAATTCCTCCCCTCAAGTATGAGCTTGATGCTTAATCAATCTGAATGTAACATAAATATCATGCTTTTACTGATTTTATCCTATTTTGTgcaatttattttgattaaagcaaatatatttatttctatCATCTGCAATTGAGAGTTGTGTCATCCTAGTGCAGATATGAGTACTACTTCGCCCTCCTGCGGGACTTCCCTAATTTGAAATTTACCATAAATGGAGGCATAAATTGTATTGATGAGgtacataaattattattaagagtgcagtgttttttttttcttaaaaaaaattagtgaaATGCTGAACCCTTGGTGATGTATAGAATTGCTTTTTTGATACCTTTCACCCATTTCTCATGGAATTTCAAATTATAGGTAAATTTGGCATTGAGTGAAGGAGCGCATGGTGTTATGGTTGGGCGTGCTGCATATAATAAGTATGTATGATGTATAGTTTTGATTCTAAGCTGTGCTCAATGAGTCAATGGTATATGGCAAATTTACATAAGATGGCAaagtgattttattttatttttaatattgttaAATCAGTAATTTATTCCCATTTTATCAAGTGACTGTGTCTTGTTATTTGTTTAACTTCCAATTGGgcttttgtaaaaatattatagGCATTTTTGTGTATGAATTGTAAAACCTTATGACCAAAATTTCAAGTTCAAGACCTGAGTGCagtcattttatttaaaaggtGCAAGCATAAAAGCTACCTTTGGCCCCCAAAGGAACACAGACCCAAATTAatggcattaatgatatgtaatGAGTCAGTGTTCAATGGTTGTTGTTGAATGGTTGCAATCCATACAAGAGgatcttcttctacctttcctTCCTTGGAGGCCTTACATTTTATGAAGCCCTGTCCATTCTGTTGCTCATAATTAATTGATTCTAACATTTTATGCTTCTTACAGTCCTTGGAGTGTGCTGGGACATGTTGATTCTGAAATTTATGGCGCTCCAAGGAGTGGTCTTACTCGTCGTCAGGTTTGATAACTGATTTGCTTTTCAGCTTCCACATGCACCtactcattttcttttcccCTCTGTTGACGTTATTTTATGCTTTGATTGACGTGAAGGTCCTTGAACAGTATCAAATATATGGGGATGGCATTCTGGGAACATATGGAAATAATAGACCCAATGTTAGGGATGTGATAAAGGtacaatatatttttatggCCTTATTGGACATGTACAACAGAAGCCTAGCTCTAGATTATTGCTCTATGTTGAGGAAAGGGAGAGATTTGATAGAATTatctgaaatatatttttttttaattattgtttttcAGTGCCCAATTATAACTCACCAAGTCCCATTAATGATGAAATTCTGTAACAAACACAACTAACTGCTAAACAAGCCAGATGGCGTCAACTTGACtccttatatattataaactcATTCCTGAATTATGAGAATTCTGGATTAGTGCTTTGTTGAGTGAATATTTGCATGTCCTTGGAATTGGACTTAGTGCATGTGCACTTTACATCTTAAACCTGCATGTGGTCATTAATCTAGGTCTTGTATCTATAAGACTAGTTTCTTATGTTACTTTTCCCCCAATTTACACCTTTCTTCAGCATATCATATTATCCCAAGTATTCTACTATGCTGCAGCCTTTGCTTGGTTTTTTCTATTCTGAGCCTGGAAATGGTTTGTGGAAGCGCAAAGCTGATGCTGCTTTCCAGTACTGCACAGTAtgttaataatgacaaatcTTCTCCTTACGTGGTTCTGTTCCCGCTGTATTATTATCGACCTCTTTTTGTAGTTCAGTTACTTGTTTTCATAATTTTCAACTTTGCAGACAATCAAATCCTTTTTCGACGAAACCTTAGTAGCGGTTCCTGACACAGTTTTGGACTCACCTATTGCGGGGGCACCAGCTGGTCGTCAAGATCTTTTTGCCAACGTTAAGGGGTTGCTCCCACCACCATATGAAACAGAAGAAAAGGAGGTAGCATATGCTTAATCGCAATTTGGAGCTGCCTTCAACTGTATGAATGTATCCCATTTTATGACCACACATATTCATTGCAATTCTTTGGACAACCTGATGAATTAGTTGTAACATTTTATGCAACAGTATACTAGAGGGATAATCAGAGCATGTACACCCTTGGATAGTGAGATAGAAACAGTTATAAATTATCTCCAACTACAGTTAGGATAGGATACTCAAATTGCAGAGTGATGAAATTATAAGTGTATGCATGTGTCTAATCCTTGTCTTGCTGAATTTGTACGAGTGTAACATActgaattattaattagttgcACTGTTAAATTAGACATCATCttgatttactttttttttccttattcaTACAAGAAGTCCAACTACTTAATGTCTAGTGGAATCAAATGGCTATCGTTATGGTAACTGTTGAAATTTAGTTTATCATTTACATGTCGTATACTCAGTCACTTGATAAAATTACCATGCTTTTATCAAAAAGCGTGTCCTGTTCCTGGCTAATGAATGTTTTGTTTGCCTTTGAGAAACAAAAAAGCTGGctgaaaactttttttttctttacttgATTCTTGTATCCTTTGTGATAAGAAATCAATTCAGATGATTTCTTTTCTCGTAATaattttgtttgaaataaaagaattcaattttttttaatttaaatttttttgttatgtataaaaatgaaattatatataattctcaagattttttttttaaaatgattcaTGTCAAATGAAGTGGTAATGTTATCATATAAAAGAAAGCTTCTACAGATTAGGCTGCTGTTTGTTATGACTATGAAATGAGTACTTTTTCACTTGGACTCTTACCGGTTCACAATCGCAAGTCAAAACTAATAATGCTTATCTGGAGCTCGACTTGTCGCCTGTTGTCTTTGAGCAAAGATTTTGCTGAAGTAGTGAAGGAATTTGTCTCATTCTCTCGTCAGCTTTGAAGGTCGGGGGCTTATCAGGACTTTGTTGTGTGTCTCTGCCTGTAAGAACTTCCAATATTCTTATCCCCACTTTAGTGACCTCAAAGCCAAAATCGACCTCAGAATTTCCCAACACAGCAACTTCTGTTCGTCAAGCAACTAACTAGCAGTAATATTACCAGTGATTTCAATctcaatttttttgaaaaaaaaaaatctacaagaattatatttaattaattactaaacaaaatgatttttttttgaataagaattatatttatatgataatttaatttaccaaccatttgaatttaaaattgggagaattattattagttcttatattttagaagattgattaatttatttttatttcaaaatcataattaatgtaTGTATTTTGCAGAAACAAACCGATTAATTACTCTACAAAtcaatttgttttatttttgtaaaaaggattaaatattatgaatatttaaaattataaagttaaaattataaaattataaaatataaatatttaaagctttttttataagaaagattaaacattttaattttgtaaaatataataatattttaatagaataattttaaaagagaaataaattaataaaattttctgaaaatttagGCAACAAATAATAACTCTTCCTTTTAAGTTTGACCGTAACCGTGCTTAGGTAAGGTTAGCCTACGGTAAATCTGCCATTAGTAAAAGCAGACGCTTAATCAGCCCGCGTCGCATTTATTTCTCTCAAAATTATACTTTgtccaaaacttcttcttcctCAATAAGCTATTGAAGCTCTCTACTGTAAAAACTACGCCGACAAAACCGAAATCAGAATAGAAAACCCCCAGCAAGAAAAAAGAATGGAATCGTTGGATGCCAACGCTACCAACTATGATACTTCATGGAGCTCCGCGACGAACTGGATCGTCGCCGGTGGTTTTCTCGCAAATTCCGTCACCTTCGAGTCCTCTTTTTCTCTTGTAGAAGACGACAAGGATGATAATCACGATCAATCCTCTACCGTGAGTTCGACCGTTAAATCCCCTCTCATTCTGTATCCTCCATCACCTGATTCCACTTCCTGCGAGATCACAAGTAAGTTTCCAAAGATTTCGTTGACTTAGTTATCTGCGGATCCTTACTACTgttattatttagatttatcGATAAGCATCCGAGAAAATTTACCTAGTTAATGTTTGGAATTATGTTTAATTACTGATATAATGAAGTTTTGTTGTTTTATAAGTTTCCGATGTTCGAGGAATTGAACTTTCTGGTTACTGATAAAAAAGTGAAGGACTTCTttttatctaattaatttttcaaggtCCAGATATCTTTGAAAGAATTGTGAACTGAGTTAGCTGGCTAGCATTAATGGTTGAATGCTATGTATGATGAGGTGCAACTTCTGGTGAACCACTTCCCATTTTTCCATTATAGAGCCCAATAGTGAACCAATTTGATCTGGTTAATAAAAGGTGGCAAATTTGTGTATTGATATGTCAACTATTTGTGATTTATGATTGTCAAGCAAGTGATGAGTTTATATCTTCTTTCCTTCCTCAGAGATATCCAATTGACATATTAGTGTACAGTCTTCTAGGAGAAGGGGGATGGGGGGTTAATGATTTATCACCTTCCTATGATAGTTGCAAAAGGAAAAATGGAGTGAGAAACATATAGAAGTATAGATTCTTTATAGCATAATGCTGTTGAATCATTCATGAATATAGCCTTTCTGCAATATGAGAGAATTACCTTTTGATTctttttattgctttctttaagCTGAAGGGATAATCTCCTTTCTTTTGCTTCACTGTAAATGATAAAAGGATTTCTTGCAATGC
This region of Manihot esculenta cultivar AM560-2 chromosome 10, M.esculenta_v8, whole genome shotgun sequence genomic DNA includes:
- the LOC110624104 gene encoding protein TAB2 homolog, chloroplastic isoform X2 gives rise to the protein MATLSFNPTRIPHKPISKITSVSKPTKISFLSSIKPSNNTHKPHHFQSNSIPKLSVSTQEELEVEDYEEDDPTAEMSYLDPETDPDSIIEWELDFCSRPILDIRGKKVWELVVCDDSLSLQYTKYFPNNVINSITLKNAIVSISEELGVPRPQKIRFFRSQMQTIITKACKELDIRPIPSKRCISLLLWLEERYETLYTRHPGFQKGSKPLLALDNPFPMELPENLFGEKWAFVQLPFSAWMNGLEVCSIEVDTARACLILSVGISTRYIYATYKKSPVTTAEAEAWEAAKKACGGLHFLAIQDELDSEDCVGFWLLLDLPPPPV
- the LOC110624053 gene encoding tRNA-dihydrouridine(20/20a) synthase isoform X2 — protein: MGAGQYLPPLFSVAPMMDWTDNHYRTLARLISKHSWLYTEMLAAETIVYQQGNLDRFLAYSPEQHPIVLQIGGNNLDNLAKATELATAYGYDEINFNCGCPSPRVAGHGCFGVRLMLDPKFVGEAMSVIAANTNVPVSVKCRIGVDDHDSYNELCDFIYKVSSLSPTEHFIIHSRKALLNGISPADNRRIPPLKYEYYFALLRDFPNLKFTINGGINCIDEVNLALSEGAHGVMVGRAAYNNPWSVLGHVDSEIYGAPRSGLTRRQVLEQYQIYGDGILGTYGNNRPNVRDVIKPLLGFFYSEPGNGLWKRKADAAFQYCTTIKSFFDETLVAVPDTVLDSPIAGAPAGRQDLFANVKGLLPPPYETEEKEVAYA
- the LOC110624104 gene encoding protein TAB2 homolog, chloroplastic isoform X1, translating into MATLSFNPTRIPHKPISKITSVSKPTKISFLSSIKPSNNTHKPHHFQSNSIPKLSVSTQEELEVEDYEEDDPTAEMSYLDPETDPDSIIEWELDFCSRPILDIRGKKVWELVVCDDSLSLQYTKYFPNNVINSITLKNAIVSISEELGVPRPQKIRFFRSQMQTIITKACKELDIRPIPSKRCISLLLWLEERYETLYTRHPGFQKGSKPLLALDNPFPMELPENLFGEKWAFVQLPFSAVREEVSSLETRFMFGASLDLDLLGIEVGDKTLIPGLAVASSRAKPLAAWMNGLEVCSIEVDTARACLILSVGISTRYIYATYKKSPVTTAEAEAWEAAKKACGGLHFLAIQDELDSEDCVGFWLLLDLPPPPV
- the LOC110624053 gene encoding tRNA-dihydrouridine(20/20a) synthase isoform X1 gives rise to the protein MVKFTGYSLITSFTPFHSIILKKHHRLPLNLCNKNSTKSRSLSTCAQKRHLHAKAGMGAGQYLPPLFSVAPMMDWTDNHYRTLARLISKHSWLYTEMLAAETIVYQQGNLDRFLAYSPEQHPIVLQIGGNNLDNLAKATELATAYGYDEINFNCGCPSPRVAGHGCFGVRLMLDPKFVGEAMSVIAANTNVPVSVKCRIGVDDHDSYNELCDFIYKVSSLSPTEHFIIHSRKALLNGISPADNRRIPPLKYEYYFALLRDFPNLKFTINGGINCIDEVNLALSEGAHGVMVGRAAYNNPWSVLGHVDSEIYGAPRSGLTRRQVLEQYQIYGDGILGTYGNNRPNVRDVIKPLLGFFYSEPGNGLWKRKADAAFQYCTTIKSFFDETLVAVPDTVLDSPIAGAPAGRQDLFANVKGLLPPPYETEEKEVAYA